The Methylocella tundrae genome contains the following window.
ATTGTGAAGCGCCCGCCGACGGCCCTTCGCGAAGCGGGCCGGCGTCGGCGAAACAGCGAGCAGCCGGTTGAACTGTCAGCGCGCAGCATCGCTTCGGCATTGGATCGCCCTCGGTCATGGTCTCTTTGGCGCGCATGGTTCCTCTCGCGCGGTCTTTCGCCGCTGTCGCATCGCCCGCGGACGATAGCCCTTATTATTTCGACCCTCAACGAGCGTGCGTCCGCGACAAGACCGGAAGCAGGCGAGAAGAATGCTCAGCCTGCGCCGAGCCGCCAGACGGAGATGTTTCCATGGAGAACATGGCCAGGCCGGCGCGCCGCGGATAGCGGAAACACGTCAGTATCACTGTCCTATCCGGAATGGGAAAATAGGTCATTTGATCGGCGTTAACAAGAGGGCTGCGCCGCGATGGGCGTCGTTTCCTCAGTATGGCGGCGCAATAGAGTTTGATTTTCTCAAATCCTGGCCAATCTTAGCAAATTGGATGCCATAACTTGCGCCCGCGACGCCGCGCCAGCTTGACCGATAACCGCCGCAGCGTTCTGCTGTTGGTCGGCGAGCCGTCTTGCCAGAATTATGAGGCCCAATGGATTTTACGAGCGACAATGCCGCCGGCGTCAGTCAGCCGATCTTCAACGCGATGATGGCGGCGAATCAGGGGGCCTCTCCCGCTTATGGCGCGGATCCGTTCACGGCCAAAGCCGTCGCCCTCCTGAGCGCCGTCTTCGAAACCGATGTCGCCGTCTTTCTCGTTGCGACGGGCACCGCCGCGAACGCGCTCGCGCTCGGCGCTCTTTGCCCGCCCTGGGGAGCCGTCTTCTGTCACGAGACGGCGCATGTCATGGAGGATGAATGCGGCGCGCCGGAAATGTTCACGGGAGGCGCGAAGCTGATCGGCGTCAAGGGACGCGCGGGCAAGATCGCGGCGAAGGATCTCTCGGCGGCTCTCAAAGCCTTTCCGCGCGGACTCGTGAAACAGGTCCAGCCCGCGGCTTTGTCGCTGTCTCAGGCGACAGAGTGCGGCGCCGTCTATAGCTGCGGCGAGCTGGGCGAGCTTTCGGCGATCGCGCATGCAGCCGGCCTTGGCGTGCACATGGATGGCGCGCGTTTCGCCAACGCATTGACGACTCTTGACTGCGCGCCTGCTGAAATGAGCTGGAAAGCCGGGATCGACGTGCTTTCCTTCGGGGCGACGAAGAACGGCGCGCTGGCCTGCGAGGCGGTGCTCGTTTTCGATCCAGCCAAGGCGCACACGCTGCCCTTTCAGCGCAAACGGAGCGGCCATACGGTCTCGAAGGGGCGTTTTCTCGGCGCGCAGATGGCGGCTTATCTCGAGGATGGCCATTGGCTCGTCAACGCCCGCACAGCCAATGAGCATGCGGCCCGTCTGGCGGCGGGTCTCGCCAGGGCGCCAGGCGCGCGACTGCCCTGGCCGAGGCAGGCGAATGAGGTCTTTGCATTTCTGCCGGGGAAGACCGACGCGGCCCTGCGAGCGGCGGGCGTTCGCTATTATGACTGGACCATGCGCGATTTCGGCGAGCAGCGCGCGGAAGACGAAGTCTTCGTCCGGCTGGTGACGTCCTTTGCAACCTCGGCGTCGGATGTCGAAAAGCTGATCGCACTCGCAGGAGGCTGAGCTTTGAATCCAAAAAAAAAAAGGCGCCTCGAATGAGGCGCCTCGAATCGCTCCCGGCGGGAACTCTTCTTTCGGAACAGAGAGCTGATCCAGCTTCG
Protein-coding sequences here:
- a CDS encoding threonine aldolase family protein, which encodes MDFTSDNAAGVSQPIFNAMMAANQGASPAYGADPFTAKAVALLSAVFETDVAVFLVATGTAANALALGALCPPWGAVFCHETAHVMEDECGAPEMFTGGAKLIGVKGRAGKIAAKDLSAALKAFPRGLVKQVQPAALSLSQATECGAVYSCGELGELSAIAHAAGLGVHMDGARFANALTTLDCAPAEMSWKAGIDVLSFGATKNGALACEAVLVFDPAKAHTLPFQRKRSGHTVSKGRFLGAQMAAYLEDGHWLVNARTANEHAARLAAGLARAPGARLPWPRQANEVFAFLPGKTDAALRAAGVRYYDWTMRDFGEQRAEDEVFVRLVTSFATSASDVEKLIALAGG